ATGACATGTTTTAtaaattttcataaagcatcgtatttttttttgggagaaaCAATAGCTAAAGCATCGTAATATTAATTTAGGACGAGACGGTGGAATCTCATGGCGGCATGTTAGTCATTCTCCTCTTCACGGTGTGGCCTTAAAATTCATCAATACCTTTAAAAAAGTTTAGGAAAGTATAGATGTATAACCTATCAAACTAAaaatggtaaataccaaaaatatatatgacaatatttgagaatttcttatatattcattaatctccaaagtggagtataaaTAGGAGTTACatttggtattacatatgtacttcaccaatgtgggacaataaccTACTGTTTAcaatttaactaatatataactcgcaacactccccctcaagttggtgcaaagatgtcacgcatgcccaacttgtcaagtgagttggaaaacacattattagacacagccttagtaagaacatcagcaagttgatcttcagatcCCACAAACGGAAACATAATCGTTCCAGCATCCAACTTTTCCTTgatgaaatgtcgatcaatctccacatgttttgttcgaaCATGTTGCACTAACTTATGAGCAATCTTAATAGCAGTCTTattatcacaatgaagtttaATTGCATccttgggtttaaacccaagatctctcaacaatgttttcaaccacaacaactcacatacaccatgagacataccacgaaactcagcttctgcacttgacctagccaccactttttgtttcttgcttctccaagtaactaaattacgACCCACAGACGTAAAGTATCCATATGTAGATTGTCAATCAGTGATAAAACCTAcccaatctgcatctgtatacccttcaacattcaaatgaccattcttggagaaaaccaAGCCTATGCCAAGATCCATtttcaagtacctcaaaatacgggttactgcatccatatgagcttcactaggtgagtgcataaactgacttatcacactaactgcataagcaatgtcaggacgagtgtgagacaaataaattaatctccccacaagTATTTGATATTGTTccttatgagtaggaacttgatctggaaataagcccagacgatgattctgctcaatcggagtgtcaacaggtttgcaatctaacatacatgtttcagctaacaaatcaagaacatacttccgttgagacagaaaaatatcatgcttggatcgtgcaaccttgattccaagaaaatacttcaattcacccaattctttcatctcaaatttagtAGCTAGGTACTTTTAAAGGCGTTGTATCTCCTTCTGATCATCaccagtcactatcatgtcatcaacataattaatcaatgcagttagcttaccattttgtcactttagaaacaaagtatgatttgaatgactctggatatacccaaacttcttcattgaacttgtaaacctcccaCACCACActctaggagattgtttcaaaccatacaaagccTTTCGTAACCTATATACAACACCTTTTCCAGGAGATGTTCTGATAccaggtgggagatccatataaacttcctccttaagatcaccatgaaggaaagcattcttaacatcaaactgcaacagaggccaatcctggtttgttgctaaggacagaagaacacgcacaatattaagtttggcaacaggagcaaaagtctcctgatagtccacctcataggtttgagtataacccttagcaactaatctggctttataccggtcaatagaaccatctgcTTTATGCTTAATAGTGAACACTCATCTACATCCAACAGCTTTCTTCCCgtttggtaaaggaaccaaatcccaagtagaattctttttcaaagcttccattcaactttcatggcattaacccacttagggtcagacaaagcatcttgcaattttgttggaatttatacactagatagctgacatatgtaagatgcatatggtttggataaacaatgagtagacacataattgttgataaGATATTTGGttttggcatgcatatcaggctcatattgtactttaggttttccacgattagctcgtggaggcaactgataagtagaagaatcgttagaatttacctcatgtatgccaccatcttgtaccaaactgttagaagaatcatcactaGATAAACCATCATCAGGCAACTCATTAGACATACCAGCAGCAGGCAACCGATCATCAAAAGGTAATTCGTCAAACATACTAACAGGCAACTCGCTGGGCACATATGATATGACGTCAGTAGAAATAGTTCCGGGAATGACAAGTGACCAATCACTATCTGTAGCCGACTGATCAGTATCACGCAACATAATAGGTTGTGTTCCCAACTCTGcctgtaacacatcatccatGCCATCTCTTCGAATATGCACTTcattctgataggagcatatttatgcgccttagttagctagttcttatgcatgtttgttatgttttcttagtttaaagtagtcttttaagctagtttcatgtgttttcaggttttaagggcatattacataaaatgatgcaatttggagcattttggagcaaaatggagcttggaatggaagTCACATACTTGGAGCCAAGGGAATGGACGagaatgaagatttgaagatttgaggagtCCTAGTTGaataaggattcctaatcaacaaaggattcctaattaaagaaggattcctaatcaacggagGAGTCCTAGCTAAGGATGGATTCGTAgtcaaagatggattcctagaaggatgaggattcctactcaagcaaggtttcctacttgacgaaggagaattaaagtcaaagaatcagctcaagtgaagaaatcttatccaaaacatcatccataaccttaccttatccaaacaaaccttatcctatcctatcttatccaaatctGAATCCATTGATACTTTAGCTGAGAAGGGGGGTTCATAACTAGATTAGAATGCTTAAAACtagatttctagaagccctatccctgCACATATAAGGTGCCGCACCTATCCCCTTTCTAGAACTTGTTTTCCTTGCATTGCAAGGCATTATAGAAGGCCTATCCATATCCTATAATTCCTGCCGCACCTTGGTGAACCTTTTCCCTTGTGGATTCTGATTTCTaagcctaattccttgtggatttgggttattcgagtccatatctgattcccctagggttttaagtgcctatatatactcatataaacccctagatcagatcaccacctctcatacacaaccattcacgccagaattcAATCCTTGAtttctgccgcacctttccatcaccATAGTCCCTAAtttctgcccaaaatcatccctagccgtaccccccatcaaccctaaacaccatcacccattccccatccattctccACCATTTAAAGAACCCAAAGAACCTGTCCAAAGTCCAAGTGTCGTGGCAAAGAGAAGGAGGAACCTTGgaacgtgcatgccattcaagtccGAGTTGCTGGGAGTTTTAGGTGTttcctttcctttgatttcaatgtttaaattctatACTCTTTGTTCCGTACGTataaggaactaaaccccccttggctaagggggggattcgaaaccatgattatgcttgctatatgatttgattacttctaattgcgtttcataagttgtggattcaatttacttatctatatgaattaaaactgatttgtgtatgtgggttgagagtgcacgcttaattttcatgcataagtttgatgctagaatgtaagggagtttcacctaatagttatgaacttatattcataagtagtaaaagttgttgatcacaattgcgttaagtgaattcttggcataagttttatgcgctttcatagttacgagtgcctcgtcaatgcttatgacttccattgaacgtaatgatctttgattgtatctctattatgcgctttcatgtagggaacttttgaggaataatttggttgcgatgcgccttttccgtccaattcattgatataagggaaatctgaaagttaatttcagcggacctaattaacttggagtgttgagtattcatggtttattgaattgcaattagaaatcgttttgtatgcgagtataacatgtgtggagaagaaccccttagctagctttccatccattctcTTTCaccaaatttgttttaaaatctaCTCTAGTttacaagttttgttttgtttttaattcgtccaaaatcaatccccctttattttgttgagtcatagtagttagaaatcactttagtttgtgtttttaagtgtcttaagtcaagttaaaaccaattttcgtccaagttgtgtttattgttcaaaactgcccagattgtggttttaaggcagttttgagtgtttctgggctgttttgagtctttaggtttgttttagtgttttagagtttagttttgctttctttgagtctagtttagtgttttaaacttgtttttacgtatttgagtcagttttcaagtgatttagcaatccctcctaatccccggtctagaacgatccatacctacatactttgctacaattgataaaaagagggtttaatttgagtgctagttaatatcatatcacaTTCCCCCTCTCCCTATGAAGTAGAGAGTCGGAAGATGGCTTCACAAAATACGAAACTTCCTCGTGGAAtgtgacatccatggtaatataagttttctgagtcggaggatgataacacttgtagccttttttattgttaaCATACCTAATAAAGACACATCAGagagcacatgcatcaagtttactccaCTGATGAGAATAGACGTGCACATACAcaatacacccaaacactttcggaggaagctttgatacagaaacaagagaaacatgtttttgtagcacatcaagcggtgtatgaaaatcaagaaccctacttggaacacgattgatcaaatacacaatagccaaaacagcatgaccccacaaatgatgaggaacacatttatccaacatcaaggagCCAACAACCTCCATTATTTGACGATTCTTCCATTCGGACACatcattttgttggggtgtaaacggagtagtcgtctggtgaataatatcatgatcacgaaaaaagcatgccaaagtgtgattcacatattctctTCCGTTATCAAACCTAaagaccttaactttggtctgaaactgagtagacaccattgtacaaaatttttaaagaaacaacggaacatcactcttattcttcatcaagaatacccaagttaaccgagtacaatcatcaataaaagtaacaaaccaacggaatccattagaagtaactttcACCGGACtccacacatcagaatgtatcaaatcaaatggcaaagtagctttagaatcacttacagGAAAGGAGGAacgatgactcttagccatgacacatgtttcacacttgaactctgaatcaccacaagtgcgaaacaaagaaggaaatagatgtttcatataactgaatgatagatgtcccaatcgtcgatgccacaaccaaatttgatgtctatcatccactttagcacttaaaacttgatgattatttgaactAAAAGCAACAGTAtcctccatagtcaagatgtaAAAACCCCCTATTCTTTTTCCACgaccaattatcttctgagtttgaatgtcttgaaaataacaatatgtatggtagaagtgagcagaacaatataaggtatcaagaagttttcctatCGACAAAACATTGCACTTAACatcaggaacaagtaaagcacaGACCAGTGATAAGGTCGGAGTAAGAGAGATAGTGCCCTCACCTTTCACAGGGGAAtgtgctccatttgcactagtaatatatggatcacgaacatagtcacataactcatcaaacaccCTAGGGTCACCAATCATGATTGGTGGCCCCAGTATCAattattcatttatttgttccaccaagatgcataacaacactatgattatattAAGTCATTGAACTAAATCacgaacaataaaggcacaaaagatacATAGTGGAATAAAAACAATTTACCAGAACACTGTAGCAGCATACTATTCACGGACTATAGCAATCACTGTTTACGACACTGTAGAGGATCACTGTTCACAAAGCAGACCACTGTTCATGCACTATAGCGCGATActattcacctttttttttcaacgaaGGAAATCACAACAAAGgtgggcacaaaattaaagcacacaggtCACCAAGAGCAAACTGCTTTGATGCCATatcaaactaaacatggtaaatacaaaaaatatatatgataatatttgagaatttcttatatattcattaatatcCAAAGTAGAATATAAATAGGAATTACAATTAGTATTACATATGTATGTCACCAATATGAGATAATAacctactatttacactttaattAACATATAACTCGCAACATAACCGTAGGAGCAATGTAATGGTGGAGCTGTGGAGGTAGGAAACTGCCTCCATCAGTTGATTCTAATTTCAGATTCTCCACCGTGCCCACCTCCATGGCTGAGTAATACTCTTATGGTACTAATATCTTTATTGACAACATTTGCATAATCTAGAAAACTTTGAGACGTATGGAAGTGGAATGACAATTTCTCAAGCATAAGTGATTTAATCCACCCTCCTCTCACATGTTATGTCTGTAGTCGAAATGGCTAATGAGATCAAAGGTaaaaatttgtattttattACAAGAACGTTTTAGTTCAAGCGATTAAGAACATTTATTTTATGCACCTCAAATCTCATATTTGAATTCACTTGTATCAGAAGTAAAATACCCCATCACATGTTCTATACAAGTTCAATCACATAGTTCCATTTAAGTCGTATTCAACTTCATCAATTACTCATAAGCACCACATTTCCAATGAGGTTAATATCAATCACAATCTCACTCTCCCACTTTCGTACGTTTTCAATTAATacgaccaccaccaccactataATTTTGAAGCTGTCAAAGTCTTGCCATCCTAATCACTTTTTATCACCCTTTGTTGCATTCCACatccaaaaaaccaaaataatcaCTATCATCATCATATCATAACCATTTTCAACCACACAAAGCAACCCACTTGTGAAAAAAatcatacatatattatattccTTTCTTAAATATATACATCcacgaaaaatataaaaactaaaaagtcaacaaaagggaagtaaaaaatcactaaaaacTCAACAAAAATTCGTAAAAAATATCACTATCCATCGTGGAATATTATCGTCACCATCATCGCTATTCACTAATCGCACCTAAAGCGTGGCGCTGCGCTTCCAAGTCAGCCTCCGGTGACCAGACCCGGCGGCGATCCGGGTCTTGACGCTCTCAAAGTCCGACATCGGGCAGGGTATGGTGATCCCGCCGTCGTGCTCATACCCGTACTCCTCCTCGGCCTCTCTCAGAAGCTGCCCGAACAGGGGATGGTTAAAGTAAATGACCGGCACCAAAACTCGGTGAAAGTCGCCGTCTTTTTGGCCCACGTATACAGCTAGATGTCCCTTCGGCACCGGTACAGGCTTGTTTTTCTCAACCGGGTTCTGACCCAACCGCTTGTAACCCGACCCTGGCTTGCTGCAGCACAAAGATTTAGCCCCAGCGGACAGCTTCCGACCCCAGGTGAGCAGCCTTGACATGGGTTTGTAGCTGCAAGCCGAGGGAGAACCCGGGTTGAGCCGGGCATATTCGGGTCGGGTTCGGGTCCCACGGACGAAGAACCAACGGCTGACCCGGCAAAGGCGCTTTCCGAGCTTGAATCCTCTGAACCTTGCCATTTTTAAGGgagaaaaaggaggaaaatctgTCTTGTGCGTTCTGAAATTTGGGTTGAGAAGTGAATGGATTTTCGTCAGAGATTGACTTGGTTCAAGAAAATGGCCACGGGTCGGCCTCGGACATGGTGAGACGAGAGAGAGTTAAGCAGATTTCAGAGAGAGAGGTGGGGATGTTGGACATGGTCTAGATTTGCAGTCCAAAAACACAAGCTTTTAGGGTATTTCATCAAAAGTACGAAATACCCAACTGCTTAAagtaccaaaaacaaaaagatagattttgttacGCAAGATAAAACGATCAGGCGAGCAAAACTGCACACAAAGACTCGATCACCGGCAACTATTCTTTCAAAGTGAACAAAATTGAGCTTAACCTGATTTCTGGGCGATGATCTATGAGGGTTTGGTGGGATTTTTTGAGTTTTGGTTttttggtggtggtgggtgACGATTGAGATTAAGAGTGTATGGGAAGAGAGAGGAGggttatatatagatatatatgtgGGAAGTTACTCAGATGAGGAAAATATTATGAAGTCAAATATGTACGAAGGGAAGGGAGAGAGCAAGTGCGAGTGCAAGTGGGGAACGACttggtttaccaaaaaaaaaaaattaaattaagtggGGAACGACTTGGATAGTTGGGTTGTTGGTAAAAGAAAATTGGAATTGGAAATGGTCGGCCCGCGAATACGGGAGAGAAGATTATGGGGAGAGTTGAGTAGATGAAGTCAAGAGTCAGAGAAAAGAAGGGTCGGATGAATGAGTTGGCTGCGGCGAAGCACGGAGGTTTGTCATTCAAATGCGCGTCGACGACAACTCAGCGGGTTAGAGAACAGTTTCGCCACAAATTTTTACCTCTCAAACgtcttttttaatattttgctattgattttcttcaattgatTTGATCTGATGaccgaaaattgagagaaacgtgaaaagtaaaaataattatatGGATAACACTACCCAAATTCTCTTGTACTACTATTTCATTAGATTTTTTTCTTTGGAACATTAGAATCTTATTTAGTGAATTGATGCGTGAGGTGCATAGTTCATCTAATAGTAATTAGTATTCGCTTATATAATGTTGTGTACAAATGTATAATGACACATCTCGACCGGAGTCGAGtcatgctggccgacacccgaatgTGACGTAatcaaaaaggaaaatgatGCATACGAAAAATATGGATAATTTTAAAACCAAAGCTAACATTTATTTAATCTAAAGTAGAGAGTGTGCAATAGTGGGAAGAACCCATAAAACACAACTGTTCAGAGCATAGATGACAGTACGACATAAATAGTGCAGTTGAAATTAGTTAAAGTACTTATTACACAACCGAGAAAAGctcctacatttatttaggGATAAGTTAGAACCACCGGAGATTCCTCGTATGCCACAGAGAATTCAGCTATCTAAGtcctggaggggcaaaaaacaaaagggtgagtgggcaaaaacaaaggtttataaaacacatttattttcTTAACATACTAACCTATCGccataaaacatgtatagtttccagaaaatcatattacatataagtatgaaatcaactGTAAATCAACAATAAATCTAGAAATACGCCAAATCACAATATCTCAACGGTAGCATAATAAAATCAAGTGCTCATCAACCTATGCTAACACACGAGCTCATGCAGATAAGTTTTGCcatgaacaggactgggtgtaatcataatatacgctctagtaccataatcacgtgaagactagcgCTAGGCGCATCATATACGAGTCaaagttgcctattg
This is a stretch of genomic DNA from Malus domestica chromosome 02, GDT2T_hap1. It encodes these proteins:
- the LOC103418405 gene encoding auxin-responsive protein SAUR36-like, whose amino-acid sequence is MARFRGFKLGKRLCRVSRWFFVRGTRTRPEYARLNPGSPSACSYKPMSRLLTWGRKLSAGAKSLCCSKPGSGYKRLGQNPVEKNKPVPVPKGHLAVYVGQKDGDFHRVLVPVIYFNHPLFGQLLREAEEEYGYEHDGGITIPCPMSDFESVKTRIAAGSGHRRLTWKRSATL